The genomic region CTCGCGGCACGCAGGCCATGATGTTTTTCTGCGTGTCGCCATTGAGTAACCCCGCGCCTGCACCGGTGACGGCGATTGCCAGGGCAAAGGGCAGATACCCGCCAGCCTGCACGGCCCACGCACTCAACAGATTGCCGCAGCCCACCAGGGTCAAGCCGCTCGCCATCATGGTCGCCGGTGTGAAGCGGCCCGCCAAGCGTGCACCGATGCGTGGGCAGACCAGCATGGTCAAGGCAAACGGCAACATGCCCAGGCCCGAGGCAATCGCGGAAAAACCCAGGCCGTTCTGCAGGTAGAACGGCAGAAGCGTCATCATCACCTGGGCGCACCCGGCATAGGCAAACATGCCGAGCAAGGCGCCGATAAAGCGCGGGTGCCGAAACAGCTGTAAGTCCACCATCGGTCGCTGCTGCAGGTGCTCGGCCAGCACAAATACGCCCATCAACAGCCCGCCACCGATGAGGCGGGCGTAGGTCAGCGGGCTGTCCCAGCCGATGCGATTGGCCTCGATCAGCCCCCAGATCAGGCACAGCAAGCTGCCACTGAACGCCAGGCTGCCCCTGGGATCCAGGCGCGCCGATCGGGTATCGCGGGACTCGGGAATCGCCCGCAGCACCAAGGCCATCAGTACCAGCCCCACCGGCAGGTTGAGATAGAAAATCCAGCGCCAGCCCAGGTACTCGGTGATCAAGCCACCCAGGGTCGGCGCGGCGGTCATCGCCACGCCCATGCACGCGCCCCAGAACGCCCAGGCCTTGGCGCGTTCTATTTCATCGTGGAAGGTATGCCCGATAGATGCCAGTGCCGAGGTCAGCAGCAGCGCCGCACCCACCCCCTTCACGGCCCGGGCGATGTCCAGCCACAGCGCGGTGGGTGCTGCGCCGCAGCCCAGGGACGCGAGGATGAAAATACCCAGGCCCCAGACCAGGGTTTTCTTGCGGCCAAAGCGGTCGGCGATACTCCCGGCCGGCAACAACAAGGCGGCGAATGCCAGCATATAAGCGCTGACTACCCACTCGATATCGGCAAAGTTGGCGCCCAGGTCGCGGGCGATGCTCGGCAGCGTGACGGCAACGATGTTGGTATCCAGCACGATCAACGAGCAGGCAGCGGAGGCGGTCACCAGCGTCAGGCGTGGACTGACCCGGCTCACAAGCAAATTACCTGGTAGGCAATACGGAAATCTCGGTTGACTTGCATCGCAAGGGCTCTCTAGTGTTCAGGTAATGCGAGCTTATCCCTGGCTAATCACATTTTTGTTAGGCACCAGGAAGTACTTCATTACCTTTGAGCTAATGCTGCCATGGAAATCCGCCATTTTCGTTACTTCCTGGCCGTGGCCCGGCAGCGCAATTTCACCCGCGCCGCCGAGCAATTGGGTATTGCGCCGCCGACCCTGAGCCGGCAAATCCAGGACATGGAAGCCAGCCTGGGCACGCGCTTGTTTATCCGCCGGCAGCGCGAAGTCAGCCTCACCGAAGCGGGTGCCGCGCTGCTGAGCGAGGCTGAAGCCGCCGTGCGCCAATTCGAGTTCGCCCAGCGCAGTGCCCAGCGCGCCGGGCGTGGCGAGATCGGGCATATCGAGTTAGGTTACGTGGCCTCGGCGCTGTACTGCGGGCTGTTGCAGCGCCAGGTGCGAGGGTTCAGCCAGGCGTTTGCCGATGTGAACGTGAACCTGCGCGAATGGGCCATGGCTGCGCTACCGGGCGCGGTGGCCGATGGGCGCTGCGATATCGGTTATATCCGTTCGCCGATGACCCTGCCGGACGGCGTTGAGGCGGTGCGCCTGGACAGCGAAGGCTTTGTGCTGGCGCTGGCTCATGACTCATGGCTGCTGGGACTCAAGGCAATCACCTGCGAGCACCTGGAAAACGAGACTTTTATCCTGCCGGAACAAATCAGCGGCACCTTGCATGTCGCCGCTCAGGGCGGCTACGCACCGCGTCTGGGCGCGCAGCCGGGCGGGTTGGTGGCGGTGGTGGCCCTGGTGTCGTTGGGGCAGGGGGTTGCGGTAGTGCCGGCATCGATGGTCGGGCATGTGAGCCTGCCCGGCGTGGTGTATCGCAATATCCAGGGCAATGAGGCGTCGTCGTGGTTGTCGTTGATTTACCGGCGCTTTGAAAAAGCGCCGGCGGTGGCGCGGTATATCCAGCAGGTCAAGCAGTCAGTCGCGGCTGCACCGAGTCGGCCAGGCGCGTAAGAATCAGGCAACACGACACCGCCCCGGCGTCCAGCACCCCGAGAGAGCGCTCGCCCAGGCGACTGGCGCGGCCGATCTTGGCCACCAGGTCCTTGGTCGAATCGCGCCCCTGGGAGGCGGCGGTTTTCATCGCCTCCAGCGCATCGTTGAAAGACGCCCCGGATGCATGTGCCTGTTCAAACGCCTCTACTGCAGGAATAAGGGTATCCATCAGGCACTTGTCGCCCACGCCCGCCTCGGTGATGTCCTGCAATGAAGTCAAGCCGCCGCGCAACAGATGGGCGAAGGTCGCGGCGTCGATGTCTTCACAGTTGCGCACTTCGTCGGCCATGCCAATAAACAGGCTGCCATACAGCGGGCCCATGGAGCCGCCGATGCCTTCCATCAGGCTCAGGGTCAGTTCATCCAGGGCTTGGGCCAGGCTCAGTTGGCGGCCTTCGATAGTGCGACCGCAGTGGGCGAAGCCCTTGGCCATGTTGATGCCGTGGTCACCGTCGCCAATGGCGCCGTCGACTGCGCTGAGGTATTCGCGATTGGCCACGATGACGCTGACCAGGTCGGCGACGATGGCGCTGCCGTCACGGGTGGAAAAGTGCTGGCTCATGTTTACTCCGCCTGGGTCATGCCGATGGAACGGCAGGGTTGGTCGATCAGGGTTTTCAGCTCGGCGTCGAGGCCGAGCAGGGTCAGGGTCACGCCCATCATTTCCAGGGAGGTGAAGTAGTTGCCGACGTAGCAGCGATGGATCTTCAAGCCCTTGGCCTTGAGCTGTTTTTCCACCTCGGCGTAGAAAATGTACAGCTCCATCACAGGCGTGGCGCCAAGGCCGGAGACCAGCACCACCACGCTGTCGTCCTGGCTGAAATCGCGGTCGGCGAGGATCGGTGCGAGCATGCGCTCGGCCATGGCCGCAGCCGGCTCGATCGGGATGACTTCGATGCCCGGCTCGCCATGATGGCCGATGCCCAGTTCCATCTGGCCGTCAGCGATCTGGAAGTTCGGCTTGCCCACGGCGGCGATGGTGCACGGCGTGAGGCCGATGCCAATGGAGCGGCACTGGTCGACGGTTTTCTGCGCGACGCGAATCACCCCGTCCAGGTCGTAATGCTGGGCGGCGGCGGCACCGCCGATCTTCCACATGAAAATTTCCCCGGCCACCCCGCGACGCTTGGCGATGTCGGCCTTGGGTGCCGACGCCACGTCATCGTTGGCCACTACGGTGCGGATGCGCATGTCTTTGCTGGCGGCCATCTTCATCGCCAGCTTGACGTTCATATTGTCGCCGGCGTAGTTGCCATACAGGCAGGCCACGCCCGCGCCATGGTCGGCGGCGCGGAAGGCGTCGAAAAAGCTCTTGGCGGTGGGCGAGGAGAAAATCTCGCCGACGGCCACGGCGTCCACCAGGCCCGGGCCGACATAGCCGAGGAACGCCGGCTCATGCCCGGAGCCGCCGCCGGTGACGATGCCGACACGGCCCTGGGCGGACGGCCTGGCCTTGACGATGACCCGTGGGTTGGTCTCGTACTGGCGCAGTTCGGGGTGCGCGACCAGGATGCCGCGCAGCATGTCCTCGACCACTTGGTCGGGATCGTTGATGACTCGATTCATAACGCGGGTTCCTGTGTTCTTGTTCTGTTGGTTCAACGCAGTTCAGTGTGGGAGGGGCGGTGCGACGATTCGACTTGCCCCCGATGGCGGTACAACAGTGAAAAATCAGTTGGTTGACACACCGCTATCGGGAGCAAGCCCCCTCCCACATTTGGACCTGTGGTGTGCTTAAGGCTCGAGTACAACTTTGAGCGATTTATCGCCGCGCTCCATCACCGCAAACGCCTCCTTGAAATCCGCCAGGGCAAACTTGTGGGTCACCACATCGCGCATGTCGATCTTGCGGTTGCCGATAAAGTCGATGGCCCGCGGGTACATATAGGGCCCCAGGTGCGAGCCGAGGATGTCCAGCTCCTTGCGGTCGCCGATGATCGACCAGTCCACCGTGGCTTCGTCGTTGAACACGCTGAATTCGACGAAGCGCCCCAGCTTGCGCAGCATCGCCAGGCCCTGGTTGACCGCCTTGTGGTGCCCGGTGGGTTCGATGTAGATGTCGCAACCGTAGCCATCCGTGATCTCGCGGATTTTCGCCAGCACATCCACCTCGGCCGGGTTCCAGACTTCGTCGGCGCCCATGCGCAGGGCGAGGGCGGCGCGTTCGGGTTTAATGTCCAGCACGATGAGTTTTTTCGGGTTGCGCAACCGCACCGCGCCGATGATGCCCAGGCCCAAAGTGCCGGCGCCTGCGACCACTACGATGTCGTCATGGTCGACGTTGGCGCGCTCCGCCGCGTGCAGCGAGCAGGCCAGCGGCTCGATCAGGATCGCTTCGTCGGGCGCGATGGATTCCGGCACTTTGTGGATGATGCCTTCCTTGGTGAAGATCATGTACTGGGCCATGGCGCCCTGCACATTATTCTGGAAGCCATACAGGTCGTGCTTCTGGCACATCCAGTACTGGCCGTGGTTGCAGAAGCGGCAACCCCAGCATGGCACGATCTGTTCGGAAATCACCCGGTCGCCGACCGCCACGCCACGCTTTTCGGCACCGGGGCCTAGGGCGACTACACGGCACACGAACTCATGTCCGGGAATCATCGGCGGCTTCACATAGCGCGGTTGCTCGGCATCGCCCCAGAACGACGGCGCGCCGCGATAGGTCTTGATATCGCCCATGCAGATGCCGCACAGCTCGACCTTGGTGAGGATCTCGTCGGGGCCGGGCGTGGGCACGTCGACGGTTTCCAGGCGATAGTCTTCCGGGCCATGGCAGACCACGG from Pseudomonas synxantha harbors:
- a CDS encoding MFS transporter — protein: MSRVSPRLTLVTASAACSLIVLDTNIVAVTLPSIARDLGANFADIEWVVSAYMLAFAALLLPAGSIADRFGRKKTLVWGLGIFILASLGCGAAPTALWLDIARAVKGVGAALLLTSALASIGHTFHDEIERAKAWAFWGACMGVAMTAAPTLGGLITEYLGWRWIFYLNLPVGLVLMALVLRAIPESRDTRSARLDPRGSLAFSGSLLCLIWGLIEANRIGWDSPLTYARLIGGGLLMGVFVLAEHLQQRPMVDLQLFRHPRFIGALLGMFAYAGCAQVMMTLLPFYLQNGLGFSAIASGLGMLPFALTMLVCPRIGARLAGRFTPATMMASGLTLVGCGNLLSAWAVQAGGYLPFALAIAVTGAGAGLLNGDTQKNIMACVPRDRAGMASGMSTTMRFSAIMLAIGVYGALLSSHSEQLLSASIDPQWQAQVAGIASRVVAGDMPAALDLVPEAARVTVQPLARQAFVGGFSGVLWVAGLLGLLGALVVGSLMRKPIPTHS
- a CDS encoding LysR family transcriptional regulator: MEIRHFRYFLAVARQRNFTRAAEQLGIAPPTLSRQIQDMEASLGTRLFIRRQREVSLTEAGAALLSEAEAAVRQFEFAQRSAQRAGRGEIGHIELGYVASALYCGLLQRQVRGFSQAFADVNVNLREWAMAALPGAVADGRCDIGYIRSPMTLPDGVEAVRLDSEGFVLALAHDSWLLGLKAITCEHLENETFILPEQISGTLHVAAQGGYAPRLGAQPGGLVAVVALVSLGQGVAVVPASMVGHVSLPGVVYRNIQGNEASSWLSLIYRRFEKAPAVARYIQQVKQSVAAAPSRPGA
- the dhaL gene encoding dihydroxyacetone kinase subunit DhaL yields the protein MSQHFSTRDGSAIVADLVSVIVANREYLSAVDGAIGDGDHGINMAKGFAHCGRTIEGRQLSLAQALDELTLSLMEGIGGSMGPLYGSLFIGMADEVRNCEDIDAATFAHLLRGGLTSLQDITEAGVGDKCLMDTLIPAVEAFEQAHASGASFNDALEAMKTAASQGRDSTKDLVAKIGRASRLGERSLGVLDAGAVSCCLILTRLADSVQPRLTA
- a CDS encoding dihydroxyacetone kinase subunit DhaK, producing the protein MNRVINDPDQVVEDMLRGILVAHPELRQYETNPRVIVKARPSAQGRVGIVTGGGSGHEPAFLGYVGPGLVDAVAVGEIFSSPTAKSFFDAFRAADHGAGVACLYGNYAGDNMNVKLAMKMAASKDMRIRTVVANDDVASAPKADIAKRRGVAGEIFMWKIGGAAAAQHYDLDGVIRVAQKTVDQCRSIGIGLTPCTIAAVGKPNFQIADGQMELGIGHHGEPGIEVIPIEPAAAMAERMLAPILADRDFSQDDSVVVLVSGLGATPVMELYIFYAEVEKQLKAKGLKIHRCYVGNYFTSLEMMGVTLTLLGLDAELKTLIDQPCRSIGMTQAE
- a CDS encoding MDR/zinc-dependent alcohol dehydrogenase-like family protein, whose product is MSTVTERTPQQLAPSIPKTMQAVVCHGPEDYRLETVDVPTPGPDEILTKVELCGICMGDIKTYRGAPSFWGDAEQPRYVKPPMIPGHEFVCRVVALGPGAEKRGVAVGDRVISEQIVPCWGCRFCNHGQYWMCQKHDLYGFQNNVQGAMAQYMIFTKEGIIHKVPESIAPDEAILIEPLACSLHAAERANVDHDDIVVVAGAGTLGLGIIGAVRLRNPKKLIVLDIKPERAALALRMGADEVWNPAEVDVLAKIREITDGYGCDIYIEPTGHHKAVNQGLAMLRKLGRFVEFSVFNDEATVDWSIIGDRKELDILGSHLGPYMYPRAIDFIGNRKIDMRDVVTHKFALADFKEAFAVMERGDKSLKVVLEP